In Arachis stenosperma cultivar V10309 chromosome 1, arast.V10309.gnm1.PFL2, whole genome shotgun sequence, one DNA window encodes the following:
- the LOC130962494 gene encoding UPF0613 protein PB24D3.06c gives MNPPSPSPASPSVSSSSYTPVSWFSGIVRGGRPDRSSSLKMSANSTVAATADFSGPIVRKNQFRGVLFKYGPNPIQVAFKTGDYKRQVVFIGGLTDGFLATPYLELLANALDRENWSLVQFLMSSSYSGYGTSSLQQDAKEVDQLINYLINKQDSEGVVLLGHSTGCQDIVHYMQTNFACSKAVRAAILQAPVSDREYRATLPETASMIDLAAKMISEGRGSELMPREADPCSPITAYRYHSLCAYNGDDDLFSSDLSEDQLRMRLGHMSSTHCQVIFSMADEYVPDYVNKKELVERLCRAMGGAEKVEIEYGNHSLSNRSEEAVLAIIDFLKREGPKGWDDPWN, from the exons ATGAATCCTCCGTCGCCTTCCCCTGCTTCTCCCTCTGTCTCATCCTCTTCTTATACTCCCGTTTCCTGGTTCTCTGGGATCGTCAGGGGCGGCCGTCCCGATAGGTCTTCCAGCTTAAAAATGTCCGCTAACTCCACGGTTGCCGCCACCGCTGACTTTTCCGGTCCTATCGTCCGCAAAAATCAGTTCCGTGGGGTACTCTTCAAGTACGGTCCAAATCCTATTCAG GTTGCATTTAAGACTGGCGATTACAAACGGCAAGTCGTTTTTATTGGTGGATTGACCGATGGTTTTCTTGCTACTCC CTACTTGGAACTTCTCGCAAATGCCTTGGACCGTGAAAATTGGTCACTGGTTCAATTCCTTATGTCATCTTCTTACAGTGGATATGGCACCTCAAGCTTGCAACAA GATgctaaagaggtggatcagctGATTAATTATCTAATTAACAAACAAGATTCCGAAGGTGTGGTATTACTTGGGCATAGTACTGGTTGTCAG GATATTGTGCATTACATGCAAACAAATTTTGCTTGCTCCAAAGCTGTTCGTGCTGCCATCTTGCAG GCTCCAGTCAGTGACAGGGAATATCGAGCGACACTCCCTGAGACAGCTTCTATGATTGACTTGGCGGCTAAAATGATAAGTGAAGGCCGAGGTTCAGAATTAATGCCAAGAGAAGCAGATCCTTGTTCTCCAATAACTGCATACAG ATATCACTCCCTTTGTGCATATAATGGTGATGACGACTTGTTCAGTTCCGATCTGAGTGAAGATCAGTTGAGGATGAGGCTTGGACACATGTCTAGCACACATTGCCAG GTTATATTTTCAATGGCAGATGAATATGTGCCAGATTATGTCAATAAGAAGGAACTTGTTGAACG ATTATGCAGAGCAATGGGGGGTGCAGAGAAAGTAGAAATTGAATATGGAAACCACTCACTCTCTAACAGATCTGAAGAAGCTGTCCTAGCTATCATTGATTTCTTAAAAAGAGAAGGACCCAAGGGCTGGGATGATCCATGGAATTAG
- the LOC130960736 gene encoding uncharacterized protein LOC130960736 codes for MLDAFWKLVMPEKVVVNQWGVWSIPIHHWRVGLLTALVLFGMVLVWSIDGCTVKNLIHTWRLRQDYHLSVVRVHSPNFTHSNPNILPSHYVPTSLDRKAHLGSQDQDPVTVSWISSELEPNLTSNLLAHWSAHGGEPCKDSKTVEIVIPGLDGGERLIELSAGDVHEFGFHALDELGKPHCVGGDYFETDLSGESWKSRPLVKDFSNGSYSVSLQVHPDFEGVYNLTIILLYRHFEGLKFTPWRFVHDRVLRNIAIRFYRTSAQLPELKACKASDFSRDVWCGRWTRHAKNDECLIGNDGRYRCLAPDFPCKAPWCDGSLGTLESNGWVYSTHCSFKMYSAESAWNCLKGRWIFFWGDSNHVDTIRNMLNFILDLPEIHAVPRRFDMNFSNPKDPSQTIRITSIFNGHWNETQNYLGLDSLRDEGFQNLLLKYFSEDTIPDTVIMNSGLHDGVHWRNIRAFSVGADYAASFWADVMRKVKQRGLAWPRVFYRNTVATGGYARSLAFNPNKMEVFNGVFLEKLKHAGVVSGVIDNFDMTFPWHFDNRCNDGVHYGRAPAKMKWRDGQIGHQYFVDLMLAHVLLNALCST; via the exons ATG TTAGACGCTTTTTGGAAGCTTGTGATGCCTGAGAAGGTGGTGGTGAATCAATGGGGAGTGTGGTCCATTCCAATACACCATTGGCGTGTTGGGTTGCTCACAGCTTTGGTTTTGTTTGGAATGGTTCTTGTTTGGAGCATTGATGGATGCACCGTCAAGAATCTCATTCATACTTGGAGGCTTCGCCAAGATTATCATCTTTCTGTTGTAAGGGTTCATTCTCCTAACTTTACTCATTCCAATCCAAATATTTTACCTTCTCATTATGTTCCCACTAGTTTGGATAGAAAAGCTCATTTAGGGTCCCAAGATCAAGATCCTGTTACTGTAAGTTGGATTTCAAGTGAACTTGAGCCCAATTTGACTTCAAACCTTCTAGCTCATTGGTCTGCTCATGGAGGAGAACCTTGTAAGGATTCCAAGACTGTAGAGATTGTGATTCCTGGTTTGGATGGTGGTGAAAGATTGATAGAGCTATCAGCTGGTGATGTTCATGAGTTTGGATTTCATGCATTGGATGAGTTAGGGAAGCCTCACTGTGTTGGTGGTGATTACTTTGAAACTGATCTTTCAGGGGAGTCATGGAAATCTAGGCCTTTAGTGAAGGATTTCAGCAATGGTTCTTACTCTGTTTCACTGCAAGTTCATCCAGATTTTGAGGGGGTTTACAACCTCACCATAATCCTGCTTTATAGACACTTTGAAGGACTCAAATTCACCCCCTGGAGATTTGTTCATGATCGAGTTCTTCGCAACATTGCGATAAGGTTCTACAGAACCAGTGCTCAATTACCAGAACTCAAGGCTTGCAAAGCTTCTGATTTTAGCAGGGATGTGTGGTGTGGAAGGTGGACAAGGCATGCCAAGAATGATGAATGTCTCATAGGTAATGATGGTAGGTATCGATGCTTAGCGCCAGATTTTCCTTGCAAAGCTCCATGGTGTGATGGCTCCTTGGGAACTCTGGAGAGTAATGGTTGGGTGTACTCAACTCACTGCTCATTCAAGATGTATTCAGCTGAGTCTGCTTGGAACTGCTTGAAGGGTCGCTGGATTTTCTTTTGGGGCGATTCGAATCATGTTGACACTATCCGAAATATGCTCAATTTCATTCTGGATTTGCCAGAGATACATGCTGTCCCAAGACGATTTGACATGAACTTCTCGAACCCAAAAGATCCTTCTCAAACAATTAGGATTACAAGCATCTTCAATGGGCATTGGAATGAAACACAAAACTATCTAGGATTGGATTCTCTGAGGGATGAAGGGTTTCAAAATTTGCTGTTGAAATACTTCTCAGAAGACACAATCCCAGACACTGTGATCATGAACTCCGGCTTGCACGATGGGGTACACTGGCGTAATATAAGAGCATTTTCTGTTGGAGCAGACTATGCAGCATCTTTTTGGGCTGATGTTATGAGGAAGGTGAAACAAAGGGGACTGGCATGGCCTAGAGTCTTTTACAGGAACACTGTTGCAACTGGTGGATATGCAAGATCACTAGCATTTAATCCCAACAAAATGGAGGTTTTCAATGGTGTGTTCTTAGAGAAATTAAAGCATGCCGGCGTTGTGTCTGGTGTGATCGACAACTTTGATATGACATTTCCATGGCACTTTGATAACCGTTGTAATGATGGTGTTCACTACGGAAGGGCTCCGGCGAAGATGAAGTGGCGAGACGGCCAAATTGGGCATCAATATTTTGTGGACCTCATGTTAGCTCATGTACTTCTCAATGCATTATGTTCAACATAG